One window from the genome of Acomys russatus chromosome 30, mAcoRus1.1, whole genome shotgun sequence encodes:
- the Arsk gene encoding arylsulfatase K gives MRAHGTTFLNAYTNSPICCPSRAAMWSGLFTHLTESWNNFKGLDPNYTTWMNVMEKHGYQTQTFGKLDYTSGHHSVSNRVEAWTREVAFLLRQEGRPVVNLIPDRKRRVMKKDWDTTDKAVDWLRQEAINYTKPFVLYVGLNLPHPYPSPASGENFGASTFHSSPYWLEKVAYDAIKIPKWLPLSEMHPVDYYSSYTKNCTGKFTEKEIKNIRAFYYAMCAETDAMLGEIILALRKLDLLQKTIVIYTSDHGEMAMEHRQFYKMSMYEASAHVPLLMMGPGIKVNLQVPNFVSLVDIYPTMLDIAGIALPHTLSGYSLLTLSSEASTSEQTPKIHRPPWILSEFHGCNVNASTYMLRTGQWKYIAYSDGASVQPQLFDLSSDPDELINVAAEFPEISHSLDQKLRSIVNYPKVSASVHQYNREQFIAWKQSVGQNYSNVIAHLRWHQDWQKEPSKYESAINQWLTAPPSSSRLSWNIV, from the exons ATGAGAGCACATGGCACCACCTTTCTGAATGCCTACACAAACTCTCCCATTTGCTGTCCATCACGTGCAG cAATGTGGAGTGGCCTCTTCACTCACTTAACAGAATCTTGGAATAATTTTAAGGGTCTTGATCCAAATTATACAACGTGGATGAATGTCATGGAGAAGCATGGCTATCAGACACAGACATTTGGAAAACTGGACTATACCTCAGGACATCATTCCGTTAG TAATCGTGTGGAAGCATGGACGAGAGAAGTTGCATTCTTGCTCAGACAAGAAGGCAGGCCTGTGGTAAATCTTATCCCtgacaggaagaggagagtgaTGAAAAAGGACTGGGACACTACAGACAAAGCAGTTGATTGGCTAAGGCAGGAGGCAATTAACTACACCAAACCGTTTGTCCTTTACGTGGGGTTGAACCTACCACACCCTTACCCTTCACCGGCTTCAGGAGAAAACTTCGGCGCTTCCACATTTCACTCATCTCCTTATTGGCTTGAAAAA GTAGCTTATGATGCCATCAAAATCCCAAAGTGGTTGCCTTTGTCAGAAATGCACCCCGTGGACTATTACTCCTCCTATACAAAAAACTGCACTGGGAAGTTTActgaaaaggaaattaagaacaTTAGAGCATTTTATTATGCTATGTGTGCTGAGACAGATGCCATGCTAG GTGAAATTATTCTGGCTCTTCGCAAGTTAGATCTTCTTCAGAAAACTATTGTTATATATACATCAGACCACGGAGAGATGGCCATGGAACACCGCCAGTTCTATAAAATGAGTATGTATGAAGCTAGCGCCCATGTACCTCTTCTGATGATGGGACCAGGAATTAAGGTCAACCTACAAGTACCGAATTTTGTTTCTCTTGTGGATATTTACCCTACTATGCTCG ACATTGCTGGGATTGCTCTGCCTCACACCCTGAGTGGATACTCTTTGTTGACGCTATCATCAGAAGCATCTACAAGTGAGCAGACACCCAAAATCCACCGTCCGCCTTGGATTCTGAGTGAATTCCATGGATGCAACGTAAATGCTTCCACCTACATGCTGCGAACTGGCCAGTGGAAGTACATTGCCTACTCTGACGGCGCTTCAGTGCAGCCTCAGCTCTTTG atcTTTCCTCAGATCCAGATGAGCTAATAAATGTTGCTGCAGAATTTCCAGAAATTAGTCATTCTTTGGACCAGAAGCTGCGTTCTATAGTAAACTACCCTAAAGTGTCTGCTTCCGTCCATCAATACAATAGAGAGCAGTTTATCGCGTGGAAACAAAGTGTAGGACAGAATTACTCAAATGTTATAGCACACCTTAGGTGGCATCAAGATTGGCAAAAAGAACCAAGCAAGTATGAAAGTGCGATCAACCAGTGGCTCACAGCCCCGCCCAGCAGCAGTAGACTCTCGTGGAacattgtgtga